A stretch of DNA from Cupriavidus taiwanensis:
CTTCCAGTGCCTCGGCGTCCTTGATCAGGATGCCGGCGCGCGCGCCGGCGCCGGTGCCGGCCATGATCGCGGTGGGCGTAGCCAGCCCCAGCGCGCACGGGCAGGCGATCACCAGCACCGCCACCGCATTGAGCAGCGCCGCTTCCCAGTCGCCGGCAAATAGACCCCAGCCCAGCACCGTCAGCAGCGCAATGACCAGCACCACCGGCACGAACACCGCGCTGACCCGGTCGACCAGGCGCTGGATCGGCGCCTTGGCCGCCTGTGCGTGCTCGACCATGCGAATGATGCGCGCGAGCACGGTCTCGGCGCCGACCGCCACGGTGCGTGCCACAAGCAGGCCTTCGAAATTGATGGCGCCGCCGGTGATGCGGTCGCCAGGCTGCTTGGGCACCGGCAGGCTTTCGCCGGTCAGCATCGATTCATCGGCATGGCTGGTGCCTTCGACCACCTCGGCATCCACCGGGATGCGCTCGCCGGGGCGCACCACGATCTCGTCGCCGACGCTCACGGCCGCCAGCGGCACGCTCTGCTCGACGCCGCCGCGCCGCACGCGCGCGGTCTCGGGGCGCAACGCCGCCAGCGCGCGGATGGCATCGGCGGTCTGGCGCTTGGCGCGCGTCTCCAGCCACTTGCCCAGGCGCACCAGCGTGATCACCACCGCCGCGCTCTCGAAATACAGGTGCGGCATGGCGTCGGCCGGGGTGCGCCACATCAGCCACAGCGAAAGCCCGTAGGCGGCGGTGGTGCCGAGCGCCACCAGCAGGTCCATATTGCCCGCGCCGGCGCGCACTGCCTTCCAGCCGGCCTTGTAGAAGCGCCAGCCGAACACGAACTGCACCGGCGTGGCCAGCAGCCACTGCAGCCACGCCGGCAGCATCCAGTGCACGCCGAACCATTCCAGCACCATCGGCGCCACCAGCGGCAATGACAGCGCCGCCGACATCGCCACCGGCCACGGGCCGTCCCAGAAGGCCCGGCGCGTGGCCTGCCCCGGCTGGCCGGGGTGGGCCACGGCGCCGGCCGCGCCTGCTGCGTCCGCCGCCGGCGTCGCGCCATAGCCGGCGCGCGCGACCGCGCCCGCCAGCGCCGCCGCGTCGGTGGCGCCGCGCAGCAGCGTCACGCGGGCGCGTTCGGTGGCCAGGTTGACGGTGGCCTCGACCACGCCCGGCACGGCGCGCAGCGCCTTTTCGACCCGGGCCACGCACGAGGCGCAGGTCATGTCGGCGATATTCAGTTCGAGGATGTCGTGGGGCACGCTGTAGCCGGCGTCGGCCACGGCGCGCGCGGCGGCGGGCAGCACCGCGGCGGAGGCCGCGCGCAGCGTCGCGGCCTCGGTGGCCAGGTTGACGGCCACCTCGCGCACGCCCGGCACCTTGGCCAGGGCTTTTTCGACGCGTCCCACGCAGGAGGCGCAGGTCATGCCTTCGACCGGCAGCCGCCACTCGGGGATGGCGTCGGCGAGCCGGTCAAGGTCCGGGCGGACCGGTTGGGAAGCGAGCACAGCGCTTGAATCTGGCATGTTCTGAGTCATCCACAGGGTCGATGTCAGCATCATGGACCTTACCATCATTGGAAGGTCAAGGCCTGTTGCAGATGACGCCTGTGCCATGTCCCCAGCTGAACTTCCCCTTGCGCTTCCCATCGTGGCAAGGTTCACACTATGTCTGTCGCGGCCTATGCCGCGTTTCCATCCCGTTCAGGAGCGTCCCAACATGATCCAGTTCCAGGTAGAAGGCATGACGTGCAACCACTGCGTGGGCGCCATCACGCGTGCCGTGCTCGCCGTCGACCCCGCCGCGCGCGTCAGCGCGGACGTGCCGGCCCAGGCCGTGCGTGTCGACAGCGGCGCCGACACGCAGGCGCTGCGCGAGGCCATCGAGGAAGCCGGCTATCCGGTCAGGTCGGTGGCCTGAACCTCGCCATGCAGCAAAAAGGGCGCCCCCGGGCGCCCTTTTCAGTTCAGCTGGCGTGTGCCGCGCTCAGAAGCGGTAGCCCACGTTCAGGAACGTCACCACGGGATCGATCTTGATCTTGGTGTGCGACTGGATCGTCACCGGACCCGCCTGGGTGGTGAACGATGCCCGCGTCGACAGCGGCACGTAAGACACCGACAGCCCGACGAACCAGTTGTCGTTGATGGCGTAGTTGGCGCCGATATTGAACACCGGATTCCACGACGGCTTGGCGCTCGCGGTCATGCGCGCGCCCGGCGCGAACTCGTGATTGACGAAGTTCTGGTTGGTGATGGTCTCCTCCGTGAACCAGGTGTAGTTCACGCCGAGGCCGACATAGGGACGGAACCTGGTCTTGGCATCGAAGAAGTGGTACTTGACCACCAGCGCCGGGCTCCACTGCTTGACCGAGCCGAGCTTGCCGTACTGGGCGTAGTTGCCGGTGCCCTTGACATCATGCTTGGGCGGAATGCCTGCGACGATCTCGCCCGAGATGTTGTCGGTAAAGAAATGGGTGAAGGCCAGGCCGAGCGTGTCGGCGGACTCGATCTCCGCGCCGGTGTTCGGCCGGGTCATGCCGACCGGGCGGCCGCCAATGCTGTCGACGGTCAGCGGATCGGCGGAGCTGTTCGGCATCACGCGGAACCAGCCCATGCTGACGATATTGCTGCCCGCGGACTGCGCGTGTGCGGCTCCGGTCAGCGCCATTACGGCGCCCGCGGCCAGCATCTTCTTATAGGTCGATTTCATAATCCTCTTACTCCTCTTACGGTAACTGCCGCGTGCATTATCCGGCCAGCCCGCGCGCGGCTGTTTCATCGATGACACAGATTCGTAGAGGAGGCCCCCTAAAGGGAGGGTTAACCATGAAGAAAAGCGGCGGCAGCGGCCTATCAGGCCGCCGGACGCTGCATCCACGCAACGATTTATGCCGCGCGTTGGAAGAAACCCTCACACGGAAGCGGTTTTAGACGCCCCGCCCGCAACAGCCGGCGCGCGCCTGCCCCGTCCCCGGGGTGCGAGGTAGCGGGCCGTCAGGGTGTGACGATGGCGAAGTTCGGCTCGGCCTTGTCCATCAGCGCCACCCACGCCGCCCGCGCCTGCGGGTCGCCCTCGACACGCGCGCGGCCCGCCTGGATTTCGGCCTGCAGCGTGGTCTGGCCGGCCAGGACGCCCATCAGCACGGCGCGCGGCATGGCCAGCGTGGCCTGCGCTGAGGCATGCTGCGCGTCGGCCTTGTAGCGGAACACGCCGTTTTCCACGGTTAGCGCGTAACGCTTGCCGGTGTCCGGCTGTACCCAGTTCAGCGCCAGCGTCTTGCCGGCGGCACGGTCGCCGTTCAGGCTGATCGCCAGGTAGTCCAGGAACATGGTGTCGGTCATCGCGCGCAGCACGTCGGGGCTGCCGGCGCGGCGGCCGGTCTTGGGCGGGCCGCCGCGCAGTTCGGCGGCGCCGCTCAGGTAGGCGTTGCGCCAGGTCGACGATTCCGCCTGGTAGCCAAGCTGCTCCAGCGCATCGGCCTCGAGCTGGCGCGCTGCCTGGTTGGACGGGTCGGCAAAGACCACATGCTTGACCACCTCGGCCACCCAGCGGTACTCGCCGCGCGCATAGGCGGCGCGGGCCTGCTCCAGCACGCGCGCCGCGCCCCCCATGAATTCGACATAGCGCTTGCCCGCCTCTTCCGGCGGCAGCGGGTCCAGGTTGGCCGGGTTGGCGTCATACCAGCCCAGGTAGCGCTGGTACACCGCCTTGGCGTTGTGGCTGACGGTGCCGTAATAGTCGCGCAGGTGCCACTCGCTCGCCAGCGACGGCGGCAGCTTGACCCGCTCGGCGATCTCGGCCGGCACATAGCCCAGGTTGGCCAGCCGCAGCGACTGGTCGTGGATGTACTTGTAGCCGTCGCGCTGCTTGCCCAGGTAGGTGACGATCTCCTCGCGGCCCCAGGTGGGCCAGTGGTGCTGGGCGAACAGCACCTCGGTGCGGGCGCCGAAGCGGTCGATGGTCTCGTCCAGCGCGCGCCACCACTGGTTGGCGTCGCGCACCTGTGCGCCGCGGATGGTGTAGAGGTTGTGCAGGTTGTGGGTGGCATCCTCGGCCGCGCACAGCGCCTGCCACTGCGGGAAGTACATCAGCATCTCGGCCGGGGCCTCGGTGCCCGGCGCCATCAGGAACTCGATCTGGACGCCGTCGATGGTGCGGGTTTCGCCGGTCTTGTGGATCAGGTCGGTCGGCGGGATCAGCGTCAGCGTGCCGTGCGCGACACCCTTGCCCAGCCCCGCGTCCACCTGGCCGGTGGCCGAGCGCGGCAGGTTGAAGCCATACATGTACTGGGCGCGGCGGCTCATGGCGGTGCCGGCGAAGACGTTCTCGCTGACGGCTTCCTCCATGAAACCTTCCGGCGCCAGCACCTTGACCCGGCCGGCCCTGACGTCGTCCTCGCTGATGACGCCCTTGACGCCGCCGAAGTGGTCGCCATGGCTGTGGGTGTAGATCACCGCCACCACCGGCTTCTTTGGCCGGTGCCTGAAATAGAGCTCGAGGCCGGCGCGCGCGGTTTCCATCGCGGTCAGCGGGTCGATCACGATCAGCCCGGACTCGCCCTCGATAATGGTCATGTTGGCGATATCGAAGCCGCGCACCTGGTAGATGCGGTCCGTCACCTGGAACAGGCCATGGTGCAGGTTGAGCCGGGCCTGGCGCCACAGGCTCGGATTGACGGTGGCCGGCGCCACCTCCGGCCTGAGGAAATCGTACGGCGCCAGCGCCCACACCACGTTGCCTTTGGCGTCGCGGATCTCGGTGTTGTCGAGCGTGCCGATAAAGCCGCGGCGCGCCGCGTCGAAGTCGCGCCGGTCCTGGAACGGCAGCTGCTGCAGCACCGCGGCATTGGCGCGGGCGGTGGCATCGGTGGCGGGCTTGCTGGCGCTGGCCACGGCGGTGGCGGCGGCGGCGCTCCCGGCAAGGCCGAAGGTGGCGGCGGCCAGCGCGGCGGCGGTGGCGGCGGCGGCAAAGGCTGTCGGATACGGCATCCTGGTCTCCTGGATCCTGCGCCGGGCGCAGGGGTGCGGCCGGCAAACACTGACGTTTTGTGCTGAACATTCAGTACAATATCGGAGTTTGCTGGCAGACCTCGTCTACTGTCAAATAGAGCCCGGCCGCCGTTCCAGGCTGCCGCGACGCCGCGTCTCACCCTGTTGCCGCCCCCGCCATGCCCCCGATCCGCCAGTCCGCCGAGCCTGTAACGCCCCCCTCCGCCGCCCCGGTCGCCAAGAACCGGCGCGGTCTGGAAACGCGCGAACGCGTGCTCGCGGTCACGCGCGGGCTGATCAGCGCGCACGGCTACGCCGAGGTCACGCTCGACCAGATTTCCGCCGAGGCCGGCGTGGCCAAGAGCAGCCTGCTCTGGCATTTCGGCAGCAAGGAGATGCTGCTGGCGGAGGCCGCCACCAGCCTGTTCCGGCAGATCGGCGAGGAACTGGGCGCGGAGCCGCACCAGGGCCGGACCGCGGCACGGCGGCTCGAGAACAGCTTCGACCGGGTCGCCGGCTATCTCAGCGCCAATCCCGAGGCCAAGGGCGTGGTGCTGGCGCTGCTGTTCTCCGGCAGCGTGCCGGCCAGCGTGCGCGAGGAAATCCGCCGCAGCTGGGACAGCCATGTGCAAGACCTGGTCGCCGCGCTGTCGGCGCCCGGCCGTCCTCTGCCGGCGCCGATGGCGCGCCTGATGATCGCCACCATCCACGGCTGCTACTGCCACTGGTATGCCAGCGACCGCAGCGAACCGATTGCCGCTTTCCTCGCGCCGGCGCGCGAGCTGTTCGGCGACTGGCTGCGCGAGCGCGACCGCGAACGCTGATCAGGCGCGGCTGGCGAGCACGCACGCGGCCAGGTCCCACAGCGCATAGCCCACGCTCTTGAACACCAGCGGGCTGCCGGCGCGCGCGCGGATCGCGTCGGCCTGCAGGATTGCGGTCTCGAACGGCTGCACCTCGGCCCAGTCAATGCCGGCCTGCAGCAGGTCGCCGGCCTCGTCCTCGATGCCGAACAGGGTATCGGCCAGCAGGCGGCCATGGTCGGCGGCGGCATGGCACAGCGCCGGCGGCAGTTCGCACATGTCGGGCCGGAACGCGCCGACCGCGGCAATGAAGTGATGGTCGCGCCAGAGGCCGCTGTCGAGGTCCGGCAGCACCGGGCTGCGGCTCGACGTCACCGTGACCACCATCGACACGCGCGGCAATACCGCCGCGACCGACTCGGCCACCTGCGCTTCCACCCCCAGCGTGCGCGCATGCGCGGCCAGCGCCTCGGCCTTGTCGCGCGTGCGCGAATGCAGCCACAGCCGGCGCACGCCAAGTCCGGCGACGAAGGCCTCCAGGTGCGTCAGCGCCTGCACGCCCGCGCCGACGATCAGCAGTTCGCCGTCGGGGCGCGCGGCAAAGCGCTGCGCCGCCAGCAGCGACACCGCCGCGGTGCGCCGGCCGGTCACGGTGGGACCGTCGAGCATGGCGAGGCGCGCGCCGGTATGCGCGTCGGCCACCACCACTTCACCGAGGATGCTGGGCAGGCCGCGTTGCGGGTTGCCGGGATGGACGGTGATGTTCTTGGTCATCACCAGCCGGCGGTTGCGCGCCGGCATTACCAGCAGCGTGCCCGCGCCCTGCTGCGCGTCGCCGACCGGCAGCGCGATGCGCGGCGGCGCCATGGCGGTGCCGTCGCGCAGCTCGGCCAGCATGTCGGCGATGGCTTGCGCCAGTTCGGGATACGGCAGGCGCGCCGCGGTGGCGGCGGCATCGAGGGCAACGAGGGACATGCGCGGGCTCCGGCGGGACATGGCGAAGCGCCATTATTACGCACGGACATGGCTAAAACCCGTGCCTCAGCAACCGGGCCGGCCGGCCTCGATACCAGCCTCAGCGCCTGGCCGCAGGCATGGGCGCGCGCACCGAAGCGCCGCGTACCTCGATGCCGATGCGGTCCACCACCTTGCCGGCGGCATCGAGCAGCTCCACCTGGTGGCGTCCCGGCCAGGGCAGCCATGCGACCTCGCTGCCCCGCCCCAGCGGCTTGCCATCCATGCGCCAGCTGAGCGCGCGTGCCGACTGGCCGGCTACGCCCTGCGCATGGAACCACACCCGCTGCGACGCCGGCGGCATGTCGGGATCGAGCGCAAACACGGTGCCGTCGGACGGCGTGGCGATCATGGGCGCGCTCGGGCGCGCAGCCGGTGCACCCACGCTGACGCGCCGCACCGCGGTGCCGGCGAGAAACACTTCGTCGCGTGCCGGCTCCAGCCCGTCGTCGAAGCTCAGCGCCACGCGCTCGACCCCGGCGGGCAGCGCCGGCGCGTGGCTGGGGCGCGCGCGGTGCAGTGCTTCCATGACGTCGTGCCACACCGGGGCCGCGCCCGACACGCCGGACACGTCGCGCATGCTGGCACCGCTGGCATTGCCGACCCACACGCCCACGGTGTAGTGCTGCGACCAGCCGATGCACCAGTTGTCGCGCATGTCCTTGCTGGTGCCGGTCTTCACCGCGGTCCAGAAGCGCGTGGTGAGCGGGCTGTCGAGGCCGAAGGTGCGGGCGCGGGCGT
This window harbors:
- a CDS encoding heavy metal translocating P-type ATPase; this encodes MPDSSAVLASQPVRPDLDRLADAIPEWRLPVEGMTCASCVGRVEKALAKVPGVREVAVNLATEAATLRAASAAVLPAAARAVADAGYSVPHDILELNIADMTCASCVARVEKALRAVPGVVEATVNLATERARVTLLRGATDAAALAGAVARAGYGATPAADAAGAAGAVAHPGQPGQATRRAFWDGPWPVAMSAALSLPLVAPMVLEWFGVHWMLPAWLQWLLATPVQFVFGWRFYKAGWKAVRAGAGNMDLLVALGTTAAYGLSLWLMWRTPADAMPHLYFESAAVVITLVRLGKWLETRAKRQTADAIRALAALRPETARVRRGGVEQSVPLAAVSVGDEIVVRPGERIPVDAEVVEGTSHADESMLTGESLPVPKQPGDRITGGAINFEGLLVARTVAVGAETVLARIIRMVEHAQAAKAPIQRLVDRVSAVFVPVVLVIALLTVLGWGLFAGDWEAALLNAVAVLVIACPCALGLATPTAIMAGTGAGARAGILIKDAEALEVAHRVGVVAFDKTGTLTVGRPEVVALHAADQADAEGSALLAQLAALQAGSEHPLARAVLAAAQARGIAVPQASGVQALPGRGIAGVVDGQALQLGSERLRESLGAPAGALAAVAHQLQSEGRTVSWLVQTTPPRVTGLVAFGDAIKPGAPAAIARLRAAGVRTVMLTGDNAGAAARVAQALGLDDVQAEVLPEDKAARVQALGRGGAVVAMVGDGINDAPALAAADVGIAMSTGTDVAMHAAGITLMRGDPALVADALAVSHRTVRKIRQNLFWAFIYNVVGIPLAAAGMLNPVVAGAAMAFSSVSVVGNALLLRRWRAQAGSAPGAATAARGGE
- a CDS encoding heavy-metal-associated domain-containing protein, whose protein sequence is MIQFQVEGMTCNHCVGAITRAVLAVDPAARVSADVPAQAVRVDSGADTQALREAIEEAGYPVRSVA
- a CDS encoding OmpW/AlkL family protein gives rise to the protein MKSTYKKMLAAGAVMALTGAAHAQSAGSNIVSMGWFRVMPNSSADPLTVDSIGGRPVGMTRPNTGAEIESADTLGLAFTHFFTDNISGEIVAGIPPKHDVKGTGNYAQYGKLGSVKQWSPALVVKYHFFDAKTRFRPYVGLGVNYTWFTEETITNQNFVNHEFAPGARMTASAKPSWNPVFNIGANYAINDNWFVGLSVSYVPLSTRASFTTQAGPVTIQSHTKIKIDPVVTFLNVGYRF
- a CDS encoding alkyl/aryl-sulfatase; this encodes MPYPTAFAAAATAAALAAATFGLAGSAAAATAVASASKPATDATARANAAVLQQLPFQDRRDFDAARRGFIGTLDNTEIRDAKGNVVWALAPYDFLRPEVAPATVNPSLWRQARLNLHHGLFQVTDRIYQVRGFDIANMTIIEGESGLIVIDPLTAMETARAGLELYFRHRPKKPVVAVIYTHSHGDHFGGVKGVISEDDVRAGRVKVLAPEGFMEEAVSENVFAGTAMSRRAQYMYGFNLPRSATGQVDAGLGKGVAHGTLTLIPPTDLIHKTGETRTIDGVQIEFLMAPGTEAPAEMLMYFPQWQALCAAEDATHNLHNLYTIRGAQVRDANQWWRALDETIDRFGARTEVLFAQHHWPTWGREEIVTYLGKQRDGYKYIHDQSLRLANLGYVPAEIAERVKLPPSLASEWHLRDYYGTVSHNAKAVYQRYLGWYDANPANLDPLPPEEAGKRYVEFMGGAARVLEQARAAYARGEYRWVAEVVKHVVFADPSNQAARQLEADALEQLGYQAESSTWRNAYLSGAAELRGGPPKTGRRAGSPDVLRAMTDTMFLDYLAISLNGDRAAGKTLALNWVQPDTGKRYALTVENGVFRYKADAQHASAQATLAMPRAVLMGVLAGQTTLQAEIQAGRARVEGDPQARAAWVALMDKAEPNFAIVTP
- a CDS encoding TetR/AcrR family transcriptional regulator: MPPIRQSAEPVTPPSAAPVAKNRRGLETRERVLAVTRGLISAHGYAEVTLDQISAEAGVAKSSLLWHFGSKEMLLAEAATSLFRQIGEELGAEPHQGRTAARRLENSFDRVAGYLSANPEAKGVVLALLFSGSVPASVREEIRRSWDSHVQDLVAALSAPGRPLPAPMARLMIATIHGCYCHWYASDRSEPIAAFLAPARELFGDWLRERDRER
- a CDS encoding delta(1)-pyrroline-2-carboxylate reductase family protein, whose product is MSLVALDAAATAARLPYPELAQAIADMLAELRDGTAMAPPRIALPVGDAQQGAGTLLVMPARNRRLVMTKNITVHPGNPQRGLPSILGEVVVADAHTGARLAMLDGPTVTGRRTAAVSLLAAQRFAARPDGELLIVGAGVQALTHLEAFVAGLGVRRLWLHSRTRDKAEALAAHARTLGVEAQVAESVAAVLPRVSMVVTVTSSRSPVLPDLDSGLWRDHHFIAAVGAFRPDMCELPPALCHAAADHGRLLADTLFGIEDEAGDLLQAGIDWAEVQPFETAILQADAIRARAGSPLVFKSVGYALWDLAACVLASRA